The region GCCCCGAGCGGGTACTGGTGCGAGGGCGTGACGTGGACCAGCCTGGCGTCGGGGCCGAGCCTCGCGCCTGCGGCCACGTCGAGGCCCTCCCCGTCCACGGGCACGGGCACGAGGCGCGCCCCCGCGCCGAGCAGCGCCGCCCGGGCGCCCATGTAGCCTGGATCCTCTACCCACGCCGCGTCCCCGGGGTCCAGCAGCACCCGCGCGGCGAGGTCGAGCGCCTGCTGCGAGCCGGAGACGACGATGACCTGCTCCGGCGAGCACCGCACCGCCCGCGCCGCCCGGAGGTACGCGGAGATCTCCGCCCTCAGCGGCGCGTACCCCGCCGGATCCCCGTACCCTAGCAGGCCCGGCGGCGGCCTCCGCCAGAACCTGCTCGCCAGCTGCCGCCACAGCTCGAAAGGGAACCTGTCCAGCGCCGGGACCCCCGGCCGGAAGGCGCGCGGCGCCCCGGCGTCCCTGGCGGTGGTCGTCGGCGTCGCCGCCAGGAGCCCCCCGCGCCGGGAGAGCGCCCGTTCCGCCCCCGCGCCGGCGGCCTCGCGCCCCGGTCCGGGGCGGGCACGGAGCAGGTCGTCGGGCAGCGAGCGGGCGACGTAGGTGCCGGAGCCGACCCTGCCCTCCAGATATCCCTCGGCCAGGAGCTGCACGTAGGCACTCGTCGCCGTGTTGCGCGAGACCCCGAGCCCGGCGGCGAGCTCCCGCGTCGAGGGAAGTCGCGCCCCCGGGGAGAGCCTGCCGCCCAGGATCGCCCCCCGCAACCCCTCGTAGAGCTGCCGGTGCAGCGGTACCGCCGACGACCGGTCCACCGAGACCCAGAGCAGTACGGACCCCGATCTCCCGGCCATCTCCCTCCTTCCCGCAATTGGCCTCAATAAGATAGTCGAAAGTGGATCTTGCGTAAAGGCCAATGTGCCGTTAGGTTGGGGCCGTGAGGGTGGAAGTCGCACTGAAAGGTGTGCTGAGGGGATGATCTCCTGCCCCGACTGCGGCGGGCTGGCGCTACGACCGAGGAGGAAGAGCCGATGCGGCAGGGAAAGAACAGAGGTAACCGGGTGGGCGCGCAGGCCGGTGAGAGGCGCACGCGGCACCCGTTTCACATGCACGATTCGATACATACGCAACCTGAAGCCTTCGCCCGAGTCTTGGAGCGCAGCGATGCACTCGCGGAGCGGTTCGCCGCGGAGGCCGCCGCGTGCGAGAGGCTGTTTCTCGTCGGCATCGGGACCTCGCACCACGCCGCGCGCGTCGGGGAGCATCTCTTCCGCGCCTACGGCGGCGGCCTCGACGCGCGGGCCGTCCACTCCTTCGACTTCGCGCTCTACGGGCCAGAGGTGACGGCCCGGGATTGCGTCGTCGCCGTCAGCCACCGCGGCTCCAAGCGCTATACGGCCGCGGCCCTGAGGCGAGCCCGGGAGGCCGGCAGCCGGACGGCCCTCGTCACCGGCGAAGGGGCGACCGTGTCCGTGGAGACCGACGCCGTGTTCGAGACGGTCCCGCAGGAGCGGTCGTCGGCCCACACCGTCAGCTACACGAGCGCGGTGGCCGTGCTCGCGCTCCTCGCCGCGCTCGCGGGGCGGCTGAGGACCGGCTCTGAGACCCTGGAGATGGGCTTCCTGCGCGAGGAGATACCGGCGGCGTTGCGGGAGGCGCTCGGCACGGAGGACGAGGCCCGCGCGCTGGCCGGGGAGCACGTGGGGCGGCGCAGGATCTGGCTCGCAGGCGGCGGCCCGAGCGCGGTTACGGCCGAGGAGACGGCGCTCAAGATCAAGGAGACCTCCTACCTCCAGGCCGAGGGGATGCCGACCGAGACGATGCTGCACGGGCCGTTCCAGTGCGTCGAGGCCGAGGACCTCTTCGTGCTCGTCGCGCCCTCGGGGGCGGCGCAGGGACGCACCCTGGAGGTCGCCGACCTCGCGGGCGAGGTCGGCGCGCCGAGCCTCGTCGTCTCCGACGGCACCGCCGGGATACCGGGCGGCGCGTCGTCGCTCGCCGTGCGCGAGGTCCCGGAGCCCTTCTCGGCGCTCGCCTGCCTGGTGCCGCTCCAGCTCTTCGCGTACCATCTGGCGCTCGCGCGCGGCACCAACCCGGACTCCTTCCGCGCCGAAGACCCGCGCTTCGCCCGCGCCGACGTTTCCGGGAGGTTGTGAGTCGAGTAAACTCTGCGACCGTGCGGCTCGCGTACACGCTGTTGCTCGTCGGGGTCACCGCCGTGTGGGGGTGGACCTTCGTCGTCGTCCAGGACGCCATCGCAGCCTACGGGGTGCTGGGGTTTCTGGCCCTGCGCTTCACGCTGGCGAGCGGGGCCATGGCCCCTTTCGTGGCCCGCCGCGCCGGGTTGGGGACGCTTCTCGTGGGCGGCGGCATCGGCGTGGTGCTGGCGGCGGGCTACCTCCTGCAGACCCTGGGCCTCCTGTACACCACGCCGACCAACTCCGGCCTGATCACGGGCCTGTTCGTGGTCTTCGCCCCGCTCGCCGCCCGGGCGCTGTTCGGGGAGCTGCTCTCCCGGCGGGTGATGCTGGCCGTGGGCCTCAGCCTGCTGGGCATGGTGCTGCTCGCGGGCCAGAGCCCCTCCGGGGTGAGGGTGGGCGACGCGCTCACCCTGGGCTGCGCGGCGGCGCTGGGGGCGCACATCGCCCTGCTCTCCCGCTACGCCCGCGAGCACGACGCCGGCGCGCTGGCCTTCGCCCAGATGCTCTCCATGGCGGCGCTGTTCTGGGCGATGTGGCCGCTCTTCGAGCCCGTCTTCGCGCCGCCCCCCGGCGTCTGGCCCGCTATCGCCCTCACCGGCTTGGTGGCCTCCGCCGGGGCCTTCTGGGTGCAGACCGCCGTCCAGCAGCGCATAAGCGCGGCCCGGGCCGCCGTGATCCTGACGATGGAGCCGGTCTTCGCCGCCCTTTTCGGCTACTGGCTCGCCGGGGACAGGCTCAACCCGGTGCAGCTCGCGGGGGCGGCCCTGATCCTCTCGGCCCTCGTGGTCGGCGAGGTGCTCCCGGCGCTCCGCCGCGGGAAGAAGGGCTGAGGGGCGGCCTTCCGGCCGCCCCCTCCCCGGGGCCGGCCCCTTCTAGAAGCGGGCGACCCGGCTGTCGGCGTGGGCCACGACGATCTGGGCGCCCACCGGCAGCCCGAGCGGGTTGTTGCGGGTGACGACCACCCGCAAACCGTTGACCTGGGTCCTGGCGTCGGAGTTCGCGGCGGGTATCTTCTGCTCGTTCACCACCACGTAGCCGATGCCGGGGAGATCCAGGCGCGTGTTGGGCCTGACGTCTACGGGCACCGGAAGGCCCGCGACCCGCAGCCGGGCGAACTCGGTGCCCTGGGTGGAGCTTGTCCTGCGGCCGTTCCTGAAGGTGTCCTGGGCCACGGCCTTCACGGCGTCGGCGCGTATGAGGCCCCCGAGCAGTCTGAGATCCTGGACCGTGGCGGTGGTCCTGGCGACGGTGCCGGAGTCGCGCCGGCCGCCGAAGGCGGTCGTCCTGCCGGTGCCGATGGAGAGGACGTCGCCCACGCTCAGGGCCTGCACGTTGTTGGTGCGGACCTTGCCGCCCGTCCCCTCGCACCCGATGACCACGAAGGCGGCCTTGCCGATGCGGTTCTGGAGGCTGTCGCCGACGGCGGCGTTGGCGGTCGCGGCGTAGGCCTGGCCGCCGACGATGACCTCCGGCTGGTTGCGGGAGAAGCCGCTGTAGGCGTGGGCCACCACGATCCTGGCGCCCACCGGCAGGCCGAATTCGTTCTGCCGGGTGACGACGACGGTGATCATCTCCACCGTCACCTTGCCGAGGCTCCTGCCGTTGCCGCCGGGCACCACGTTCTTGAGGATGACGTACCCGAGGCCGGGGAGGTCTATCCTGGTGTTCGGCGAGACGTCGGCGACGCGCCGGCCGTCGACCCTGAGGTCGACGAACGAGGAGCCCGCCGCCGAGCTCCGTATCCTCCTGGCGTCCGCCGTGGTGTTGGCCACGGCCTTCACGGCGTCGGCGGTGATGAGGCCGTCCAGCAGGTTGAGCCCGCTCACCGTGGAGGTGTTCCTGACCTGGGCCGAGGTGGAGGTCTTCCTGGTGAAGACGGTGCTGCGCAGCGCCCCGGCCCTGAGCACCTCTCCGGCGTCGAGCGAGTCGACGGAGTTGGAGAGGGTCTTGCCCCCGGTCCCGTTGCACGGGCACGGTATGAAGGCCGAGCGCCCGAGCGTCGCCGCGACCGGGCCGGCCTGGGCGTTGGCGTAGGTGCCGTAGGCGTTGCCCCGGAAGGAGCCCTTCAGCTGCGTGGCGGCCTCGCCCTCGCCCGCCCCCGCCAGCACGACGAGCGCCATCCCGAGCAGGAGCCCGGCCCATACGGCCAGGTGCCGTTTCAGCCTCGCGTTGTCCATCGCTGCCCCCATGCATCCTCCTTCTACCGGGATCAGGAAAACAGGACGGCAAAGGGCGAGAGCCGCGCCCAGAGGCCCGACGGACCCTGGAACGCGGCACGCCCGGCGCCGTCTGGTCCTGACCCTGCCTACCGTACGTGCGGTAGAAGTATGTTGTGTTGCGAGGTCGCGTGTCAAGGCGCAAAAGGTCTGAAAAAGTGTATTCTTTCGGGCCTGTGCGGGCGTCTTTGGGTCGGAGAGAGGAGGTTGTTTTGGCGCGGCGGTTATCTGCCTCCCGGCGGGCGCAGATCCTGGAGGCGGCCCTCGGTATGTTCTCGGAGCGGGGCTACGAGGGGACGCCGCTCAGCGCCATCGCCGAGGAGGTGGGGCTGAGCAAGCCGGGGATCGTGCACCACTTCCCGCACAAGGACGACATCCTGGAGGCCCTCTTCGGGCCCGTCTTTGGCGAGGTGGAGGCGCTGCTGGAGGGGAGGCCTGGTAGGGAGGAGCTGCTCGAGGGGTACCTGGAGATCATACTCCGCAACCGCCGGCTGACGGTGCTGCTGGCGACCGATCTGGCGATCCTGAACCGGCCCCGGATCGGGGAGCGGGTCTGCGCTCTGAACCTGCGGCTGCGGGTGGCGCTCGCCGGGCCCGGCTCGACGCTGGAGGAGGAGATGCGGGCCGAGTGCGCCCTGGGGGCTCTGAGGTCGCCGGTGGTCTTCTTTCCGGAGGCGGACCCCGGGCTGGTCAGGAGGGTGGCGCTGGAGGCCGCGCGGCGGGTGCTCGGGGCCGGCCGCTAGCCGTCTTTCAAGCTGCCCTCCTGCGCCCCCTTCCGCGCCGCAGAGGGTTTTGCCGGCGACCCCGGCTCGGGGCGGTGGGGGTGGAGTTCGCCGGCGCTCCATAGGCTCCGGCGGCGACGGCGCGGACACCAGCCCCTCCCGGGAGGCGACAGTCGCCGCCAGCCAGCCCGGCGCCCGCGTCTACACCCGCGCCCCCTTCGTGGTCGAGGCCCGGGGCTCCAGCGGGCGGCGGAAGACGCCGTCGCCGCCCGCGGTCCCGCGTTCGTCCGGCAGGACCGGGCCGGGGTCGGGGAGCAGCGGCTGGCCGGGCGGTAGAATATATTGCGGGCTGTCGGGAGAGAAGGAGGAGCGGCATGGCCCGCACGGTAGAGGTTCCGGAGTACGAGGTTCACGAGGAGATCCGTGTAGACCCGGCGCGCACGGCGCTCGTCGTCGTGGACATGCAGAACGACTTCGTCAAGGAGGGCGGCTCGCTCGTCGTGCCGGACGCCGGGGCGACCATCCCCGCCATAAGGAGGCTCCTCGAGCTCGCCCGCGGGTCCGGGATGAAGGTCGTCTTCACCCAGGACACGCACTCCGAGGGCGATCCGGAGTGGGAGATCTGGGGCGAGCACTGCCGGGAGGGGACGTGGGGCTGGCGGATCGTGGACGAGCTCGCGCCCCGCGAGGACGAGCTCGTCATCCGCAAGGTGCGCTACGACGCCTTCTACGGCACGCACCTCGACCACTTCCTCCGGGTCTGGGGGGTGGACACCCTGGTGATCTGCGGCACCGTGGCGAGCATCTGCGTCCACTACACCGCGGCGAGCGCGGCGCTGCGCTGGTACAAGGTGGTGATCCCCAAAGACGCCACCTCCGCGCTCCACCCGTTCGACCTCGAGGCCTCCCTGCGCCAGACCGCCTTCCTGTTCGCGGGGAGGATAACGGAGAGCGGGGGCGTACGGGCGGAGCCGCAGCCCTACCGGAGCAAGCTGGAGGAGGCCGCCGGGGAGCGCTAGCGCATGCGTTCCGCGGCTCCGTGCTGTAGCATGGGGAGGAGGCGTTTGTCGTGATCGATCGGAGAGAGGAGGGGTAGAGAGATGGCTGCGGAGCGCAGGGCGGAGGCGGTCTGGGAAGGGAACCTCGTTCAGGGCAGCGGCAGGTTCACGGTGGGCAGCGGCGCCTTCGGCGAGATGCCGGTCACCTGGGCGTCGCGCACCGAGAAGCCGGACGGGAAGACCAGCCCCGAGGAGCTGATCGCGGCGGCCCACGCCTCGTGCTTCGCCATGGCCCTCTCCTTCGTGCTCGGCGAGGGGGGCAACCCCCCGGAGCGCCTGGAGGTCAGCGCCACCTCCACCTTCGAGGAGGCCGACGGGGGTTTCAGGATCTCCCGGATGCAGCTCGACGTGAGGGGGCGGGTCCCCGGGCTCGACGAAGAGGGCTTCCGCAGCGCCGTGGAGCAGGCCGAGCAGGGCTGCCCGGTCAGCAACGCCCTGCGCGGCAACGTGGACATCAGCGTGAGCGCCCGCCTGGAGGGCTAGCGGCAAAGGCGGGAGAAGGGGCCCCGCCCGAGGGCGGGGCCCCTTCTCTTTGCGGGTGCCCTTCCTAGGTGGTCCGCGGCTCCTCGGCCGCTGCGGCCTCGCGCAGCTCCTCCTCCACGCGGGTTATGCCGGTGTTGGCGCGGACGTAGATCTCGTCGTAGGAGATCTGCTTGCCCTCGGCCATCTCGCGCTCCGCGGCCTCGCCGGTGAGGATCGTGCCCAGGTAGCAGGCGGCGAAGCCCAGCGGCATGGAGATGATCGCCGGGTTGGCCAGCGGGAAGACGTCGAGGATGTTGGGGCTGAGAATGATCAGGACGATGCACGAGAACAGCCCCGTGAGGATGCCCGCGATGGCGCCCGCCGTGTTGAACCTGCGCCAGAAGATCGTGAACAGGATGGTCGGAACGTTGGCGCTGGCGGCGACCGCAAAGGCCAGGGCGACCAAGAACGAGACGTTGAAGTCGCGGGCGAAGATGGCGAGGAACATCGCGCCCAGGGAGACGGCGACGGCCGCGATGCGGGCCGCGCGGAACTGCTCCTGCTCGCTCGCCTCGCCGCCCCGGATGACGTTGGTGTAGAAGTCGTGGGCGAAGGCGCTGGAGGCCGCGATCACGAGCCCGGCCACCACCGCCACGATGGTGGCGAAGGCCACCGCCGAGATAAAGGCCAGGAAGATGGGGCCGCCGAGCTCTCCGGCGAGCTGCGGGGCCGCGGTGTTGCCGGCGGGGTTCTGCTCGGCGATGACGTCCTGGCCCACCAGCAGGGCCGCGCCGTAGCCCATGATCGGGGTCATCAGGTAGAAGAGCCCTATGATCCAGGTGGCGACGATGATGGAGTTGCGGGCCGTCTTGGCGTCCGGGACGGTGAGGAACCGCATGAGGATGTGCGGCAGCCCGGCGGTGCCGAAGACGAGCGCGATGTTGAGCGAGACGACGTCTATGCCGGAGACGAAGCC is a window of Rubrobacter xylanophilus DSM 9941 DNA encoding:
- a CDS encoding PLP-dependent aminotransferase family protein encodes the protein MAGRSGSVLLWVSVDRSSAVPLHRQLYEGLRGAILGGRLSPGARLPSTRELAAGLGVSRNTATSAYVQLLAEGYLEGRVGSGTYVARSLPDDLLRARPGPGREAAGAGAERALSRRGGLLAATPTTTARDAGAPRAFRPGVPALDRFPFELWRQLASRFWRRPPPGLLGYGDPAGYAPLRAEISAYLRAARAVRCSPEQVIVVSGSQQALDLAARVLLDPGDAAWVEDPGYMGARAALLGAGARLVPVPVDGEGLDVAAGARLGPDARLVHVTPSHQYPLGATMSLARRLELLGWANRTGAWVLEDDYDSEYRYAGRPLEALQGLDAEGRVIYVGTFSKVLFPSLRLGYLVLPPDLVDAFAAARELSDRHPPGPDQGVLARFIAEGHFERHLRRTRKLYAERQEALVEAARRHLAGRLEVPPAEAGMHLVGRLPEGTDDREASRRAAALGVEAPPVSAFASGACRTPGLVLGYAAFGRDEIEEGVKRLRAALDGPG
- a CDS encoding SIS domain-containing protein translates to MERSDALAERFAAEAAACERLFLVGIGTSHHAARVGEHLFRAYGGGLDARAVHSFDFALYGPEVTARDCVVAVSHRGSKRYTAAALRRAREAGSRTALVTGEGATVSVETDAVFETVPQERSSAHTVSYTSAVAVLALLAALAGRLRTGSETLEMGFLREEIPAALREALGTEDEARALAGEHVGRRRIWLAGGGPSAVTAEETALKIKETSYLQAEGMPTETMLHGPFQCVEAEDLFVLVAPSGAAQGRTLEVADLAGEVGAPSLVVSDGTAGIPGGASSLAVREVPEPFSALACLVPLQLFAYHLALARGTNPDSFRAEDPRFARADVSGRL
- a CDS encoding DMT family transporter, with product MRLAYTLLLVGVTAVWGWTFVVVQDAIAAYGVLGFLALRFTLASGAMAPFVARRAGLGTLLVGGGIGVVLAAGYLLQTLGLLYTTPTNSGLITGLFVVFAPLAARALFGELLSRRVMLAVGLSLLGMVLLAGQSPSGVRVGDALTLGCAAALGAHIALLSRYAREHDAGALAFAQMLSMAALFWAMWPLFEPVFAPPPGVWPAIALTGLVASAGAFWVQTAVQQRISAARAAVILTMEPVFAALFGYWLAGDRLNPVQLAGAALILSALVVGEVLPALRRGKKG
- a CDS encoding choice-of-anchor P family protein, whose product is MGAAMDNARLKRHLAVWAGLLLGMALVVLAGAGEGEAATQLKGSFRGNAYGTYANAQAGPVAATLGRSAFIPCPCNGTGGKTLSNSVDSLDAGEVLRAGALRSTVFTRKTSTSAQVRNTSTVSGLNLLDGLITADAVKAVANTTADARRIRSSAAGSSFVDLRVDGRRVADVSPNTRIDLPGLGYVILKNVVPGGNGRSLGKVTVEMITVVVTRQNEFGLPVGARIVVAHAYSGFSRNQPEVIVGGQAYAATANAAVGDSLQNRIGKAAFVVIGCEGTGGKVRTNNVQALSVGDVLSIGTGRTTAFGGRRDSGTVARTTATVQDLRLLGGLIRADAVKAVAQDTFRNGRRTSSTQGTEFARLRVAGLPVPVDVRPNTRLDLPGIGYVVVNEQKIPAANSDARTQVNGLRVVVTRNNPLGLPVGAQIVVAHADSRVARF
- a CDS encoding TetR/AcrR family transcriptional regulator; the protein is MARRLSASRRAQILEAALGMFSERGYEGTPLSAIAEEVGLSKPGIVHHFPHKDDILEALFGPVFGEVEALLEGRPGREELLEGYLEIILRNRRLTVLLATDLAILNRPRIGERVCALNLRLRVALAGPGSTLEEEMRAECALGALRSPVVFFPEADPGLVRRVALEAARRVLGAGR
- a CDS encoding cysteine hydrolase family protein, which produces MARTVEVPEYEVHEEIRVDPARTALVVVDMQNDFVKEGGSLVVPDAGATIPAIRRLLELARGSGMKVVFTQDTHSEGDPEWEIWGEHCREGTWGWRIVDELAPREDELVIRKVRYDAFYGTHLDHFLRVWGVDTLVICGTVASICVHYTAASAALRWYKVVIPKDATSALHPFDLEASLRQTAFLFAGRITESGGVRAEPQPYRSKLEEAAGER
- a CDS encoding OsmC family protein, giving the protein MAAERRAEAVWEGNLVQGSGRFTVGSGAFGEMPVTWASRTEKPDGKTSPEELIAAAHASCFAMALSFVLGEGGNPPERLEVSATSTFEEADGGFRISRMQLDVRGRVPGLDEEGFRSAVEQAEQGCPVSNALRGNVDISVSARLEG
- a CDS encoding solute symporter family protein, which codes for MSDRAIATIFFVLIIVLTLGITAWAARRNKDTAHHYVAGGEIKGWQNGLAISGDYLSAASFLGIAGSIALTGFSGFYLSIGFLVAYLVVLLLVAEPLRNLGKYTFADMLAARFNLRSVRSAAALSTIAISTFYMIAQMVGAGALIELLLGLPYVASVVIIGVLMTIYIAAGGMVATTWIQIVKAVLLISGTLALSIAVLAQFGFNPVAIFDRVEAELGPEMVLPPPPEGFVSGIDVVSLNIALVFGTAGLPHILMRFLTVPDAKTARNSIIVATWIIGLFYLMTPIMGYGAALLVGQDVIAEQNPAGNTAAPQLAGELGGPIFLAFISAVAFATIVAVVAGLVIAASSAFAHDFYTNVIRGGEASEQEQFRAARIAAVAVSLGAMFLAIFARDFNVSFLVALAFAVAASANVPTILFTIFWRRFNTAGAIAGILTGLFSCIVLIILSPNILDVFPLANPAIISMPLGFAACYLGTILTGEAAEREMAEGKQISYDEIYVRANTGITRVEEELREAAAAEEPRTT